A genomic region of Metopolophium dirhodum isolate CAU chromosome 1, ASM1992520v1, whole genome shotgun sequence contains the following coding sequences:
- the LOC132934313 gene encoding ubiquitin-like-conjugating enzyme ATG10 isoform X1: protein MSMTYQQFVEYATDLKYHSDSIDDGWSLRQYQCPMNRNFINYLVKKEIQKKNKSSLKSIHSDPLTEDKIPIVCEYHILYNPSYSCPDVFFNMWYTDGKLLSLEHVWSLVHSFLKQNVVHDKWNAITQEMHPFSNSPFFRLHPCKNTHVLEMLGFSSKNSYEFNPLIAWLSTISPLIGLEIDLSYGNQRLKS from the exons ATGAGCATGACATACCAGCAATTTGTCGAGTACGCTAcagatttaaaatatcattcggACTCGATAGATGACGGTTGGAGTTTACGTCAATACCAATGTCCAATG aatcgaaattttattaattatctagTAAAAAAGGAGatacaaaaaaagaataaatctTCATTGAAATCTATCCACTCAG atcctCTTACGGAAGACAAAATTCCAATTGTTTGTGAATATCACATATTGTACAATCCAAGTTATTCGTGCCCAGATGTGTTCTTTAATATGTGGTATActg ATGGAAAGTTACTTTCATTAGAACATGTGTGGTCTTTGGTGCattcttttttaaaacaaaatgtagtcCATGACAAGTGGAATGCTATAACTCAagag atGCATCCATTTTCTAATTCACCATTCTTCAGATTACACCCTTGTAAGAATACTCATGTTTTAGAGATGTTAGGTTTTTCTTCAAAAAATAGTTATGA gTTCAATCCCCTAATAGCATGGTTAAGTACTATTAGTCCTCTAATTGGTTTGGAAATAGACCTATCATATGGAAACCAGAGGCTCAAAAgttaa
- the LOC132934313 gene encoding ubiquitin-like-conjugating enzyme ATG10 isoform X2, with protein sequence MSMTYQQFVEYATDLKYHSDSIDDGWSLRQYQCPMILLRKTKFQLFVNITYCTIQVIRAQMCSLICDGKLLSLEHVWSLVHSFLKQNVVHDKWNAITQEMHPFSNSPFFRLHPCKNTHVLEMLGFSSKNSYEFNPLIAWLSTISPLIGLEIDLSYGNQRLKS encoded by the exons ATGAGCATGACATACCAGCAATTTGTCGAGTACGCTAcagatttaaaatatcattcggACTCGATAGATGACGGTTGGAGTTTACGTCAATACCAATGTCCAATG atcctCTTACGGAAGACAAAATTCCAATTGTTTGTGAATATCACATATTGTACAATCCAAGTTATTCGTGCCCAGATGTGTTCTTTAATATGTG ATGGAAAGTTACTTTCATTAGAACATGTGTGGTCTTTGGTGCattcttttttaaaacaaaatgtagtcCATGACAAGTGGAATGCTATAACTCAagag atGCATCCATTTTCTAATTCACCATTCTTCAGATTACACCCTTGTAAGAATACTCATGTTTTAGAGATGTTAGGTTTTTCTTCAAAAAATAGTTATGA gTTCAATCCCCTAATAGCATGGTTAAGTACTATTAGTCCTCTAATTGGTTTGGAAATAGACCTATCATATGGAAACCAGAGGCTCAAAAgttaa
- the LOC132934314 gene encoding uncharacterized protein LOC132934314: MFDFDNIRDLNYQLNAGKEDYPWIELKMRDIKSSKYLNVQNELFKLTMMINIDDDLKVEDQTVHNWLKKCIIFPFSNMVDVKYHDEIAICLANDVIKQYNVCAQLNLLCTFQQRFYKNLNDAYTKYGEFVFNNTIKYEFQKVLYKIDEAVYRTFDINANHMSLQKTG, encoded by the exons atgtttgactttGACAATATAAg GGATTTGAATTATCAATTAAATGCAGGGAAAGAAGACTACCCTTggattgaattaaaaatgagggatataaaatcttcaaaatatttaaatgtacaaaatgaACTATTCAAATTAACAATGATGATAAATATAGATGATGATCTTAAGGTGGAAGACCAGACAGTCCAcaattggttaaaaaaatgcATCATTTTTCCATTTAGCAACATGGTGGATGTCAAATA CCATGATGAAATTGCAATTTGTTTAGCAAACGATgtaattaaacaatacaatgTATGTGCACAGTTAAATCTATTATGTACATTTCAAcaaaggttttataaaaatttaaatgatgctTATACTAAGTACGGGGAATTCGtatttaacaatacaataaaatacgaaTTCCAAAAAGTACTCTATAAAATTGATGAAGCAGTTTACAGGACTTTTGATATAAATGCAAACC ATATGAGTCTCCAGAAAACCGGATGA